A region of Elusimicrobiota bacterium DNA encodes the following proteins:
- a CDS encoding O-antigen ligase family protein, producing the protein MLGVAGISAAYGVLQYFGVDPVWGHGVNAFNGRPVSTYGNPNFLSSALALLAPLALQEFLTARSVAGTFGWGSLGLLYAAALIATLTRSSWVGACFGLGLYLVLDFKTIRTALPRALGWAGSAVILVLAWPGSHSGSARPLARLGELWTGITGGAVYGSWHQRLLIWRSAWDMWKDHPWMGKRVGTV; encoded by the coding sequence ATGCTTGGCGTTGCCGGAATTTCCGCCGCCTACGGCGTGCTCCAATATTTCGGCGTGGATCCGGTGTGGGGCCATGGCGTGAACGCCTTCAACGGCAGGCCGGTCTCCACCTACGGAAACCCGAATTTTCTCTCCTCCGCTCTTGCACTGCTTGCGCCCTTGGCGCTCCAAGAATTTTTGACCGCGCGGAGCGTTGCGGGAACTTTCGGATGGGGAAGCCTGGGACTCCTCTACGCGGCCGCGCTCATCGCCACGCTCACCCGCTCTTCCTGGGTCGGCGCCTGTTTCGGGCTCGGCCTTTACCTGGTGTTGGATTTCAAGACGATTCGGACCGCGCTCCCCCGCGCGCTGGGCTGGGCGGGGAGCGCGGTCATCCTTGTTCTCGCCTGGCCAGGCTCCCATTCGGGGTCTGCGCGCCCGCTGGCTCGCCTGGGGGAACTCTGGACGGGGATCACGGGCGGGGCCGTTTATGGGTCCTGGCACCAGAGGCTCCTGATTTGGAGATCCGCTTGGGACATGTGGAAAGATCACCCTTGGATGGGGAAAAGGGTGGGGACTGTTTGA
- a CDS encoding sensor histidine kinase — protein sequence MKTFAGDAYVVDDMTPILPATPGPSFLRPGLRSRLLTFFTLALILPTLATAAIVYVTVRRSLRDATFREQRELSRRIADRVAAPIENAHRGLAALRTEHRFQNRTEKQNIASLRHLLEAYPDLMDASLFDAQGRGLVRVSRRNGKLVWGKESSSRAGRPEFLRASEGRTYTSPVFFTTRDRVPQVLLSAPYGTAHGVLVARLSLAGLWDLVGESAGPFSQAFVVDAEGRLVAHPDHGRVLAHENWSERAVVRKFLEDPSGAQGFPIDQGTGSARTLAVFHRVPGLGWGAFVETSYRDVLAPVRRLGTKVLGTTLCLGILFWSVGFSLVNKILRPLGVLQEGIQSIGRGELSHRIDLRTGDELQRVAETLNAMAQSLTEIDQTKRDLTHMIVHDLKNPLSATLGSIEYVLHMAKDSLDPDQRKLLTLGAKSGRDLLRLIQTLLDLAKMEEGKLEIRPESFSLLEMAGQCVDDLEAQILKENKVISVEVDQNLPNAWADRDLVHRVLANLLTNALKHTPAKTEISIHVRMEGEPPSLIVSVQDNGEGVPADFKERIFEKFSQAEGKRRNHRVGSGLGLTFCKLAVEAHGGKIWVESEPGRGSEFFFSLPSPKLGNAVDLLEPPSEAVRKKEPIASIPAS from the coding sequence TTGAAGACGTTCGCGGGGGACGCCTATGTTGTCGATGACATGACCCCGATTCTCCCGGCCACGCCGGGACCTTCCTTCTTAAGGCCAGGTCTCCGATCGCGGCTGCTGACTTTTTTTACTCTCGCTCTCATTCTCCCCACCCTGGCCACGGCCGCGATCGTCTACGTCACCGTGCGCCGCTCGCTTCGCGATGCCACCTTTCGCGAACAGCGGGAACTCTCCCGCCGCATCGCTGATCGGGTGGCGGCCCCCATCGAGAACGCCCATCGCGGTTTGGCCGCTTTGAGGACCGAGCATCGTTTCCAAAACCGCACCGAAAAACAAAACATCGCTTCTCTCCGCCACCTGCTCGAAGCCTACCCGGATCTGATGGACGCCTCCCTCTTCGATGCACAGGGCCGCGGGTTGGTGCGCGTTTCCCGTCGAAACGGAAAATTGGTTTGGGGGAAGGAGTCCTCCTCCCGGGCCGGCCGCCCCGAGTTCCTCCGCGCGTCGGAGGGGCGGACCTACACCAGCCCCGTGTTCTTCACGACCCGAGACCGCGTTCCCCAAGTTCTCCTCTCCGCTCCTTACGGAACCGCCCACGGGGTTTTGGTGGCTCGACTGAGCCTTGCCGGTTTATGGGACCTGGTGGGGGAATCCGCCGGCCCGTTCAGCCAAGCGTTTGTGGTGGATGCCGAAGGGCGCCTAGTGGCGCATCCCGACCACGGGCGGGTGTTGGCCCACGAGAACTGGTCCGAGCGAGCGGTCGTTCGAAAGTTTTTAGAGGACCCCTCGGGAGCCCAGGGCTTTCCCATAGACCAAGGAACCGGCTCCGCCCGGACCTTGGCGGTCTTCCATCGGGTCCCGGGGCTTGGGTGGGGAGCATTCGTTGAAACCTCCTACCGGGATGTCCTGGCCCCTGTGCGTCGGCTGGGCACCAAGGTCTTGGGGACCACGCTCTGTCTCGGGATTCTTTTTTGGTCCGTGGGTTTTTCCCTAGTGAATAAGATTTTGCGTCCCTTGGGTGTGCTTCAAGAAGGAATTCAATCTATCGGACGCGGGGAATTGTCCCACCGGATCGATCTCCGAACGGGGGACGAACTTCAGCGCGTGGCCGAGACGTTGAACGCCATGGCCCAATCATTGACGGAAATCGACCAGACCAAACGCGACTTGACTCACATGATCGTCCATGACCTCAAAAACCCGCTTTCGGCGACGCTGGGGAGCATCGAATATGTTTTGCATATGGCGAAAGATTCCCTGGATCCCGACCAGAGAAAGCTCCTGACCCTGGGGGCCAAATCAGGCCGCGATCTTCTGCGTTTGATTCAAACCCTTTTGGACCTCGCCAAAATGGAAGAGGGGAAATTGGAAATCCGGCCGGAGTCCTTTTCCCTGCTGGAAATGGCCGGCCAATGCGTCGATGATTTGGAAGCGCAGATTTTGAAGGAGAACAAAGTCATCTCGGTGGAGGTGGACCAAAATCTTCCCAATGCCTGGGCGGACCGGGATCTCGTGCATCGCGTGTTGGCCAACCTCCTCACCAACGCGCTTAAACACACTCCCGCAAAAACGGAAATTTCGATCCACGTTCGGATGGAAGGGGAGCCCCCGTCCCTGATCGTGAGCGTCCAAGACAATGGGGAAGGAGTCCCGGCGGATTTCAAGGAACGCATCTTTGAAAAATTCAGCCAGGCGGAGGGAAAACGCCGGAACCATCGGGTGGGAAGCGGGCTCGGATTGACCTTTTGCAAACTCGCGGTGGAAGCCCACGGGGGAAAAATTTGGGTCGAATCCGAACCCGGTCGCGGGAGCGAGTTTTTTTTCTCCCTTCCCTCGCCGAAGCTCGGGAACGCCGTTGATCTTCTCGAACCGCCTTCCGAGGCGGTCCGAAAAAAAGAACCCATCGCTTCGATTCCGGCGTCTTAA
- a CDS encoding O-antigen ligase family protein, producing the protein MNSLPLPIEKNANSQGGGLSQAAWGNIFSRVVAWCLPVTYFLVTISFYLRTYDSAQIKITFTQVGCSLVMLFWFLQLVFQRRWPFSRKDLPIVAPFLAILASGVVSFVQSSFRAGSLEEFTRRIFYSFMALIVIAEFRGMDRQRRLLRWLVAAFAVTVFYGFVQYFDGRLFPPGLTKVGLDPFIWRQAFSLRVFSSFGNPNFYGNFLVIITPILIALYFKNRGKTFQPFLLIACLVPVVILTDKLFANKFGGISAHNQIWVTVSLLAALISVLGVIWWKSPSASASGMLIFLGATFVNLYATETKGAWVGFIGAIVASGFLIGLFLVGPKARRLTYGLMIISLTMAIGGFAVVRHYAQQRKQSVDFRVFTWIGTWDMIRAQPWFGSGIGSFKWAYPAYRRPEIILLEARSNTETDHAEDEYLEVMFDEGMVGFGIFLWLILSGSVVGIRLLNRLTAGGPRPPPDMAFDERVYKVMAYLGAWWGALVHWFMDVSVRFVSSGIFSFLLPALVVSFARNDPMPDQQDRPSRADLWVRMGVAVFWMAFFLFPDKTLKPMIAPGGILFMGACLLVLGEILEQRLSPNTPRLSPYPFLLAASLCVVAEFFEIPELGSEGLTAIHVLRIFSGLGLFFVGWLIQRTGAESSSKLDPLSDGPGPDARAIGLAALGIVVWLGGASLWRGYFLGDVSHNVAIFFSKQNIWMRSPEFDERVKVPGYPPEMREEYEQVGGALEHYEKTAELNPGFPMARYFVGNVYNDWGSNVFEASRQARQKGDLKTAETLRARAIENWKKSLDAYGKVKAFAPNYVQTHHQVGLVYLKMGEMESSVGSKEKAEEYWQKALKNFNLYRQLDPVFPPNYYRQSYVHFMRGDMVKAEEAYLGALVYNSTNVVGRFYNDRNAETYSNLGRLYYVQLVNQNPTAAVLPANSNAFQKAERYYLKALEEAKLSGNREDQIAMEPAKALAVLYSRVGDNEKSKELWLKIRGWNPEDPDVQRVFSTAPVSAR; encoded by the coding sequence ATGAATTCCCTTCCTCTACCGATCGAAAAGAACGCGAATTCTCAGGGGGGCGGCCTATCCCAGGCGGCCTGGGGGAACATATTTTCACGGGTGGTGGCTTGGTGTTTGCCGGTGACCTACTTTTTGGTGACGATTTCTTTTTATTTGCGAACGTATGATTCGGCGCAAATCAAAATAACGTTCACGCAGGTCGGCTGTAGTTTGGTGATGCTCTTTTGGTTCCTGCAACTCGTTTTCCAAAGACGTTGGCCGTTTTCCAGGAAAGATCTCCCGATCGTGGCTCCGTTTTTGGCCATTTTGGCCAGCGGCGTCGTATCGTTCGTTCAATCCTCCTTTCGCGCGGGGAGTCTTGAGGAATTCACGCGGCGGATTTTTTACTCCTTCATGGCGCTCATCGTCATTGCCGAGTTTCGCGGCATGGACCGACAACGGCGTTTGTTGCGGTGGCTGGTGGCGGCCTTTGCGGTGACAGTTTTCTATGGATTCGTCCAATATTTTGATGGGCGGCTGTTTCCTCCAGGACTCACGAAGGTGGGGTTGGACCCTTTCATTTGGCGGCAGGCTTTTTCCCTTCGGGTGTTTTCCAGCTTTGGGAACCCAAACTTTTACGGCAACTTCCTCGTTATTATCACGCCGATCCTTATCGCGCTCTATTTCAAGAATCGGGGAAAGACCTTTCAACCGTTCCTGCTGATCGCCTGCCTCGTCCCGGTCGTTATCTTGACCGATAAACTCTTTGCCAATAAATTCGGCGGGATCTCCGCCCACAATCAAATCTGGGTAACGGTGAGCCTATTGGCGGCTCTCATTTCCGTTCTGGGTGTCATCTGGTGGAAGAGCCCTTCCGCTTCGGCCAGCGGAATGTTGATCTTTTTGGGGGCGACGTTCGTCAACCTCTATGCCACCGAAACCAAGGGCGCTTGGGTGGGGTTCATTGGAGCCATCGTGGCCTCCGGGTTTCTGATCGGCCTTTTTCTGGTGGGCCCCAAGGCCCGGCGCCTCACCTATGGCCTCATGATTATTTCCCTCACCATGGCCATCGGCGGATTTGCCGTGGTGCGCCACTACGCCCAACAGAGAAAACAATCCGTGGATTTTCGCGTTTTTACCTGGATCGGGACCTGGGATATGATCCGGGCCCAGCCCTGGTTCGGGTCCGGGATCGGCAGTTTTAAATGGGCCTACCCGGCCTACCGGCGGCCGGAAATTATTCTCTTGGAAGCGCGATCGAATACGGAAACGGATCACGCGGAAGATGAATACCTCGAGGTCATGTTCGATGAGGGCATGGTGGGATTTGGAATATTTCTTTGGCTCATTCTGAGCGGGAGCGTCGTGGGGATTCGCCTTTTAAACCGTCTCACGGCGGGGGGGCCCCGCCCGCCGCCCGACATGGCCTTTGATGAAAGGGTCTATAAAGTGATGGCTTATTTGGGGGCCTGGTGGGGGGCTTTGGTCCATTGGTTTATGGACGTTTCCGTCCGTTTTGTTTCTTCCGGCATCTTTTCTTTTTTACTGCCCGCCCTGGTTGTGAGCTTCGCTCGGAACGACCCCATGCCGGACCAACAGGACCGGCCCAGCCGAGCGGACCTTTGGGTCCGAATGGGGGTCGCTGTTTTTTGGATGGCCTTTTTCCTCTTTCCTGACAAGACCCTCAAACCGATGATCGCGCCGGGGGGGATTCTATTTATGGGAGCCTGCCTGTTGGTGTTGGGCGAGATTTTGGAACAACGTCTTTCCCCCAATACGCCCCGCCTTTCCCCGTACCCTTTCCTTTTGGCCGCTTCCCTTTGCGTCGTGGCGGAATTTTTTGAAATCCCGGAGCTCGGCAGTGAAGGGTTGACGGCCATCCATGTGCTTCGGATTTTCTCCGGTCTGGGTCTGTTTTTTGTAGGTTGGCTCATCCAGCGAACCGGGGCCGAGTCCTCGTCTAAACTGGATCCTCTTTCCGACGGACCAGGGCCCGACGCCAGGGCCATTGGGCTCGCGGCCCTGGGCATTGTCGTATGGTTGGGCGGAGCCTCCCTCTGGCGCGGCTACTTTCTAGGAGATGTGAGTCATAACGTGGCCATCTTTTTTTCCAAGCAAAACATTTGGATGAGGTCCCCTGAGTTTGACGAGAGGGTGAAAGTTCCAGGATACCCGCCGGAGATGAGAGAAGAATACGAACAAGTGGGCGGCGCGCTGGAGCATTACGAGAAAACGGCGGAGCTGAACCCGGGTTTCCCCATGGCGCGTTATTTCGTTGGAAACGTCTACAACGACTGGGGCTCCAACGTGTTCGAGGCGTCCCGCCAGGCACGTCAAAAAGGAGACCTAAAAACCGCTGAAACCCTTCGGGCTCGCGCCATCGAAAATTGGAAAAAATCCCTCGACGCCTACGGAAAAGTGAAGGCCTTCGCCCCTAATTATGTGCAAACCCACCATCAGGTGGGCCTGGTCTATTTGAAGATGGGGGAAATGGAATCTTCCGTTGGGTCAAAGGAAAAAGCGGAAGAGTATTGGCAAAAAGCGTTGAAAAACTTCAACCTGTACCGTCAGCTCGATCCCGTATTTCCTCCCAATTATTACCGACAGTCCTATGTCCACTTTATGCGGGGCGACATGGTTAAGGCGGAAGAGGCCTATCTGGGCGCGCTCGTTTATAATTCGACCAACGTCGTCGGCCGGTTCTACAACGACCGGAATGCCGAAACCTATTCCAACCTCGGACGGCTCTATTACGTCCAGCTCGTTAACCAAAATCCAACAGCCGCCGTTCTTCCGGCGAATTCGAATGCCTTTCAGAAAGCCGAAAGGTATTATCTTAAAGCGCTGGAAGAAGCAAAGCTTTCCGGGAACCGCGAAGATCAAATCGCGATGGAACCCGCCAAAGCTCTGGCTGTTCTTTACAGCCGGGTGGGAGACAACGAAAAGTCCAAGGAACTTTGGCTTAAAATTCGGGGATGGAACCCGGAGGACCCCGACGTCCAGCGGGTGTTCTCCACAGCCCCCGTTTCCGCACGGTAG